The window TCCCCGGTTTAGAAACTTCATTACCTTTGCTCTTAAATGAAGTTAGTAAAGGAAGTTTCCGTTTAGAAAAACTTATTGAAATAACATCTTTAAACAGTTCAAAAATATTTAAACTGAAAAGCAGGGGAAAAATTGAAGAAGGTTATTTTGCAGATTTAGCAATTATAGATTTAAACAAAACTTGGAAAATAGAAGCCGAAAACTTTAATACAAAAGCTAAATATTCACCCTACGAAGGAACGGCAGGAAAAGGAGATGTTATAATGACATTTGTTAACGGAGAATTGAAATATAAAAATTAAAACAACTAAAATAAATATCACAATGACAAAAGAACTGTTTATACTGAAATTGCATGATATAGGTGCAATTAAATTCGGAGAGTTTACCTTAAAAAGCGGACATAAATCCCCCTTCTACTTTGATTTAAGAGATATGATTTCGCATCCCGAAATACTTTCCGGTATTGTTGATTTACTGGTTGACGAAGTTCAAGATTTAGATTTTGACTATGTTACCGGAATTCCCTACACGGCATTGCCGATTGCAACACTCGTAGCAGATATTTTGGATAAACCCTTAATTTATATCCGAAAAGAAGAAAAAGCATACGGAACTAAAAATAGCATTATCGGAAAGTTTGAAGAAGGAAATAAATGTCTCGTTATTGACGATTTAATCACAACAGGAGAAAGTCTTTTTGAAACTGCCGAAAAATTCAGAAAAGAAGGTCTTGAAATTATTGATTTTGCCGTTATTATTGACAGAAGCAACAATATTTCCGAAAAAATTAAGAAAACAGGGTGCAAACTTCACAGTTTAATAAAATTAGATGAGATTACTAAAATTTTAAAAACCGCAAACAGAATTACAAAAGCACAAGCATCTAATATTAAAAAATTTACAAACAGCATAAGCCCTTCAAAGTCAACAGAAAAAAGTATCGAAAATCATTTAACTAAAATATTGAAAAATAAAATTAAAGATAAAAAAACAAACATCATTTTATCTCTTGATGTTGATAATCAAAAAGATTTTTTTGATTATCTTGAAAAAACAGCAGAGCATATTGTAATGGTAAAAACACATGTTGATATTTTAAAAGATTTTGACAAAAGTTTCATTACAAAACTTAAAGAATACTCAATTACACACAACTTCTTAATTTTTGAAGACCGAAAATTTGCCGACATAGGAAATACCGTAAAAAAACAATACCGAAACGGAATATACAGAATAAAAGATTGGGCAAGCTTCATTACCGTTCATGCAATTCCGGGCGAAGGAATTATGCAAGGACTTTTTGAAAACATTGATAACAAAAGTTCATTTTTATTAGCAAAAATGTCTTCAAAAGGGAATTTAATGAACGATACATACACACGAAATGTTTTTAATATC of the Bacteroidales bacterium genome contains:
- the pyrF gene encoding orotidine-5'-phosphate decarboxylase, yielding MTKELFILKLHDIGAIKFGEFTLKSGHKSPFYFDLRDMISHPEILSGIVDLLVDEVQDLDFDYVTGIPYTALPIATLVADILDKPLIYIRKEEKAYGTKNSIIGKFEEGNKCLVIDDLITTGESLFETAEKFRKEGLEIIDFAVIIDRSNNISEKIKKTGCKLHSLIKLDEITKILKTANRITKAQASNIKKFTNSISPSKSTEKSIENHLTKILKNKIKDKKTNIILSLDVDNQKDFFDYLEKTAEHIVMVKTHVDILKDFDKSFITKLKEYSITHNFLIFEDRKFADIGNTVKKQYRNGIYRIKDWASFITVHAIPGEGIMQGLFENIDNKSSFLLAKMSSKGNLMNDTYTRNVFNIGEKYAENVSGYICHANTKEELRKLKNKIPKGQLMLMPGVKLEKGKDATGQQYTTVEDAMEGGADCIIIGRGIIESDNPTKTAKEYRDRAWKAYNS